The sequence below is a genomic window from Streptomyces sp. NBC_00582.
TGGCCCGACGCGCCCGTCCGCGCGCTGCCCACCCTCCAGGCCGCCCTCAGCGACGGCCGGATGGACCTGTGGCCCGCCGGCACCGCCCTCGAACCAGGACTCGCCGGCATCGGCCCCGGCGGGCTCGCCGTCCTGCCGCTGCCCGCCAAGGGCCGCGTCGCCGGGGTGTGCCTGGTCGGCTGGGACCTCCCGCACACGTTCGTCCCCGAGGAACGCTCCCTGCTCACCGCCACCGCGGCCCTCGTCGGCCAGGCCCTCCAGCGCGCCCACGCCCATGACGCGGAGCAGGAACTCGCCACCATGCTCCAGCGCAGCCTGCTGCCCCGCCGACTGCCCGAACTGCCCGGCGGCATCGCCGTCGCCCGCTATCTCCCGGCCCGCCGGGGACTGCAGGTCGGCGGCGACTGGTACGACGTCATCGCCCTGTCCGAGGACCGTGTCGCCCTGGTCATCGGCGACGTGCAGGGCCACAGCGCCGGAGCCGCCACGATCATGGGCCAGATGCGGACCGCGGTCAGGGCGTACGCCATGGAGGGCCACCCTCCCGACGTCGTCGTCTCCCACGCCAACCGGCTCCTCGTCGGCATGGAGACCGACCTCTTCGCGACCTGCTGCTACGCCGAACTCGACATGGAGGAGGGCAATACCCTCTTCGTCCGCGCCGGGCACCTCGCCCCGCTGGTGCGTCACCCCGACGGCGGCACCGAGGAGGTGGAGGTCGCGGGCGGGCCCCCGCTCGGCATCCTCGCCGAGGCGGAGTTCCCCATGACCTCGGTCGCGCTCGCCCCCGGCACCGTCCTCGCCCTCGTCACCGACGGCCTGGTCGAGGCCGCCGACCTGCCGATCGACGAGGGCATGCGCCGCACCCGCACGGCCCTCGCGGCGGCCGACCCCGCCGACCCGGGAGCGATGGCCGACGACCTGCTCGGCGACGGGGGCCGCCGCGAGGACGACGTGGCGCTGCTGCTCCTGCGCTACGACGGCATGGAGACCCGGCCGATCCGGGCCGGCTGGATGGTGTGGCGGCTGCCCGACGCCGTCATGCACGCCCGCCGCTTCACCGCGCGCACCCTGCGCCGCTGGAAGGTCCCGGAGGCCGCCGACGCGGTCCTGCTGGTCGTCTCCGAACTCGTCACCAACGCCCTCGTGCACACCCAGGGCCCGGTCCGGCTCGACCTGGTGCTGCGCGGGGACCGGGTCCGGGTCGGCGTCAGCGACTCCTCGCCCCGCGCGCCCGCCAAGCCCGTGATCGTGGACTGGGAGTCCACCGGCGGCCGCGGTCTGATGCTGGTCGAGGCGATGTCGGAATCCTCCGGCTCGGTGCCGGTGGCCGGCGGCAAGCAGGTGTGGAGCGAGATCGTCGTACCGGACGGAGAACCGGCCGTGGAGGCGCGAGGCGGTGTGCTGCCATGAGGCCGGGGCGCGGCCGGACCGTCGCCGCGGCGCTCGCCGCCGCCCTCCTCGCGCTGCCCGCGGCCGCCTGCGGCTCGGAATCCGGCACCGAGTCCGACGCGTTCACCGTCGGCCTGCTCCTGCCCAGCCGGTCCGTCCCCCGCTGGGAGCACGCCGACCGGCCCCTGATCGAGGCACAGGTCAAGAAGCTCTGCCCCCGCTGCACCTTCGAGTACGCCAACGCCGAGAACGACGCGACCCGCCAGCAGCAACAGATGATCTCCATGATCACCAAAGGGGCCGGAGTGCTGATCCTCGACGCCGCCGACACCCGTGCGCTGCGCTCCTCGATCCAGGAGGCGCGGCGGGCGGGCGTCCCGGTCGTCGCCTACGACCGGCTCGCCGAGGGCCCGGTCTCCGGCTTCGTCGGCTTCGACGCCCTCCAGGTCGGCCGGCTCCAGGGCCAGGGGCTGCTGGACGGTCTCGAGAAGCGGCACGGCGGCCGGACCGTCGTGATGATGAACGGCGACCCGACCAGCCCCAACGCCGCCTGGTACCGGCGGGGCGCGCTGTCCGTCATCCGGGACCACGTGCGCGTCGCCCGGTCCTACGAGACCCAGGACTGGAGCACCCAGGCCGCCCACACCAACATGTCCGCCGCCATCGCGGCCCTCGGCCCCTACGGGATCGACGGGGTCCTGGCGGCCAACGACAACATCGCCTCGGGCGTCATCTCCGCCCTGAAGAACGCAGGCGTCACCCGCATCCCGCCCGTCACGGGCCAGGACGCCGACCTCGACGCCGTACGCCGCATCGTCAAGGGCGAGCAGTACATGACGGTCTACAAGCCCTTCCGCAAGGAGGCCGCCGAGGCCGCCGCCATGGCCGTCGCGCTCGGCCGCGGCGAGGACGCCCGCGACCACGCCCCGACCACCGTCGACAGCCCCACCACCCGCGACGTCCCGGCCGTCCTGCTCACCCCGCACGCGGTGACCGCCGCCGACATCGGGCGGACCCTGGTCAAGGACGGCGTGTACACCGTCGACCGGATCTGCACCCGGGAGGTCCGGGCCGCCTGCGCCCGGGTCGGGCTCACCCGGTGACGGACCCCTGGGTCCGCAGCCGCTCCGCCTGCTCCGCGGTCACCTTCTCCTCCGCGCCGCAGAACGTGCACTGCGTCAGGTACGTCGTCGACACCGGGAACAACGGCACGAAGAACAGCGTGAACTTGGTGACCCGCTTGCGCAGCGTGTGCGCGGCCGGGTTGCCGCAGCGGCCGCACACCAGCGTCAGGATCGCCAGCTGGTACAGATAGCCCTTGGTGCCGAAGATGATCACGCGGCTGTTCCCCTCCCGGTCGGTGCCCCTGTGCACCGCCCAGTCTCCTGC
It includes:
- a CDS encoding sugar ABC transporter substrate-binding protein; translation: MRPGRGRTVAAALAAALLALPAAACGSESGTESDAFTVGLLLPSRSVPRWEHADRPLIEAQVKKLCPRCTFEYANAENDATRQQQQMISMITKGAGVLILDAADTRALRSSIQEARRAGVPVVAYDRLAEGPVSGFVGFDALQVGRLQGQGLLDGLEKRHGGRTVVMMNGDPTSPNAAWYRRGALSVIRDHVRVARSYETQDWSTQAAHTNMSAAIAALGPYGIDGVLAANDNIASGVISALKNAGVTRIPPVTGQDADLDAVRRIVKGEQYMTVYKPFRKEAAEAAAMAVALGRGEDARDHAPTTVDSPTTRDVPAVLLTPHAVTAADIGRTLVKDGVYTVDRICTREVRAACARVGLTR
- a CDS encoding zinc-ribbon domain-containing protein; the encoded protein is MIIFGTKGYLYQLAILTLVCGRCGNPAAHTLRKRVTKFTLFFVPLFPVSTTYLTQCTFCGAEEKVTAEQAERLRTQGSVTG
- a CDS encoding SpoIIE family protein phosphatase, whose amino-acid sequence is MRTCLDRALILAGATQAAVYAPGAGHEELRLVDSAGGVPSEPGPPVRLPLSGDSPAVRAFLTDRPLWLTADPSLGALPLDVEGRRLGCLVVTGASTEGFEADQRRFLERYADAVAGLLQPVTGPPEPSSLLDPALRSLRVGSFVLVPDTGLIEADDTLLDLVGISAEDFDGKVDTLLAHALPEDMHALMSVLEPSSEASGRRDLEFRVRGPTGEMRWLSLTCRAEPATADRPERVLGVVTATPVLRRSADDVSRIQWLTAALDDAVTVRDVGRVVVSALREPLGADRVALAALQDDRLMVTVLDPPQPAAWPDAWRAEWRTEWPDAPVRALPTLQAALSDGRMDLWPAGTALEPGLAGIGPGGLAVLPLPAKGRVAGVCLVGWDLPHTFVPEERSLLTATAALVGQALQRAHAHDAEQELATMLQRSLLPRRLPELPGGIAVARYLPARRGLQVGGDWYDVIALSEDRVALVIGDVQGHSAGAATIMGQMRTAVRAYAMEGHPPDVVVSHANRLLVGMETDLFATCCYAELDMEEGNTLFVRAGHLAPLVRHPDGGTEEVEVAGGPPLGILAEAEFPMTSVALAPGTVLALVTDGLVEAADLPIDEGMRRTRTALAAADPADPGAMADDLLGDGGRREDDVALLLLRYDGMETRPIRAGWMVWRLPDAVMHARRFTARTLRRWKVPEAADAVLLVVSELVTNALVHTQGPVRLDLVLRGDRVRVGVSDSSPRAPAKPVIVDWESTGGRGLMLVEAMSESSGSVPVAGGKQVWSEIVVPDGEPAVEARGGVLP